A portion of the Streptococcus sp. Marseille-Q6470 genome contains these proteins:
- a CDS encoding ABC transporter permease, with protein sequence MFRLTNKLAISNLIKNRKLYYPFALSVILAVTISYLFYSLAFNPKIVDLRGASAIQFTLQLGLVVVTLASAIIVLYANSFVMKNRSKELGVYGMLGLEKRHLIGMTFKELLIFGLVTVTAGIGIGALFDNLIFALLLKLAKMKVELVATFQWSVVLSILLVFGFIFLVIVFLNAVRIIRMDALQLSREKAKGEKKGRFLVLQTLVGLITLGGGYYLAQSVKDPVSAVLTFFIAVMLVIFATYLLFNAGITVFLQLLKRNKRYYYQPNNLISVSNLIFRMKKNAVGLATIAILSTMVLVTMSAATSIYNGSENMKKLMYPHDFDVKGQNVEVEDLDKLLTQYASEKNLTISNKDVLGYASFGLSSQDGTKLTTFEKGQNSVMPKTVFLVFDQKDYEKMTGQKLNLTGNEVGLWARNDQLKGQKAFSLNNQNYTIKQEIQQDFVINHVSNQYVLLVSDYNYLVVPNLQNFLEQYQDSAVYTQFYGGMDVTASQEEQLKLTDDFDAYVNNFSHNLKSEDAMVYNGTTRGDAIAEMNALFGGILFIGIFLSIIFMVGTVLVIYYKQISEGYEDRERFVILQKVGLDQKQIKQTINKQVLTVFFLPVIFAFLHLAFAYHMLSLILKVIGVVDTAMMLSVTLSICGIFALIYVLIFMITSRSYRRIVQI encoded by the coding sequence ATGTTTCGATTAACCAATAAGTTGGCCATATCCAACTTAATCAAAAACCGCAAACTCTATTATCCGTTTGCTTTGTCTGTCATTTTGGCAGTCACTATTAGCTATCTCTTTTACTCTCTAGCCTTTAATCCTAAAATTGTGGATTTACGTGGTGCATCTGCTATACAATTTACCCTACAACTAGGGCTTGTTGTTGTGACACTTGCATCTGCCATTATCGTTCTTTATGCCAACAGCTTTGTCATGAAAAACCGTTCCAAAGAACTGGGTGTCTATGGTATGTTGGGACTAGAAAAGCGCCATTTAATTGGTATGACCTTTAAGGAACTCTTGATATTTGGGCTAGTAACAGTCACTGCCGGGATTGGAATTGGTGCCCTCTTTGACAATCTCATCTTTGCTTTATTGCTCAAACTTGCAAAGATGAAGGTAGAGTTAGTTGCAACTTTCCAATGGTCCGTAGTGCTTTCAATACTTCTGGTATTCGGTTTTATCTTTTTAGTCATCGTTTTCCTGAACGCTGTACGCATTATTCGTATGGATGCTCTCCAGCTTTCTAGAGAAAAAGCGAAGGGTGAGAAGAAGGGGCGTTTCCTAGTTCTTCAGACACTTGTAGGGCTAATTACTCTAGGTGGTGGCTACTACCTAGCACAAAGCGTAAAAGATCCAGTTTCAGCGGTCTTAACTTTCTTCATAGCAGTTATGTTGGTCATTTTTGCAACCTACCTCCTATTCAATGCAGGTATTACAGTTTTCTTGCAGTTGCTCAAGAGAAACAAGAGATATTACTACCAACCAAATAACCTCATCTCTGTTTCTAACCTTATCTTCCGTATGAAGAAAAATGCTGTCGGTTTAGCAACCATTGCCATCCTTTCAACCATGGTTTTGGTTACTATGTCTGCAGCTACTAGTATCTACAACGGATCTGAGAATATGAAAAAACTTATGTATCCTCACGATTTTGATGTTAAGGGACAAAATGTAGAAGTTGAAGATTTAGACAAGCTTTTGACGCAATATGCCAGTGAAAAGAACCTAACCATCAGCAATAAGGACGTCCTCGGTTATGCCAGTTTCGGTCTTTCTAGTCAAGATGGGACCAAGTTAACCACCTTTGAAAAAGGGCAGAATAGTGTTATGCCCAAGACGGTCTTCTTAGTTTTTGATCAAAAAGATTATGAAAAAATGACTGGACAAAAGCTAAACCTTACTGGTAATGAAGTAGGACTTTGGGCTCGAAATGATCAACTTAAAGGTCAGAAAGCATTTAGTCTGAACAATCAGAACTATACGATCAAGCAAGAAATCCAGCAAGATTTTGTCATCAATCATGTTTCAAATCAATATGTTCTCTTGGTATCGGATTATAACTATCTAGTTGTACCAAATCTTCAAAACTTTTTGGAACAGTACCAAGATTCCGCTGTCTACACTCAGTTCTACGGTGGTATGGATGTAACTGCTAGTCAAGAGGAACAGTTAAAGCTAACTGATGATTTTGATGCGTATGTGAACAATTTTAGTCATAATCTCAAGAGTGAAGATGCTATGGTTTATAATGGAACTACTAGAGGTGATGCAATTGCTGAAATGAACGCTCTCTTTGGTGGAATTCTCTTTATCGGTATTTTCCTCTCTATCATCTTTATGGTAGGTACAGTTCTTGTTATCTACTATAAACAAATCTCAGAAGGTTATGAAGACCGTGAACGCTTTGTGATTCTGCAAAAGGTGGGCTTGGATCAAAAACAAATCAAGCAAACTATTAATAAGCAAGTCTTGACCGTTTTCTTCCTCCCTGTAATCTTCGCCTTTCTCCATCTAGCCTTTGCCTATCATATGTTAAGTTTGATTCTTAAGGTCATTGGGGTAGTAGATACAGCTATGATGTTAAGTGTAACACTTTCTATTTGTGGCATCTTTGCCCTCATCTACGTACTTATCTTTATGATTACTTCAAGAAGCTATCGTAGAATTGTTCAAATCTAG
- a CDS encoding ABC transporter ATP-binding protein, with product MTLLDVKHVQKIYKTRFQGNQVEALKDIHFTIEKGDYVAIMGESGSGKSTLLNILAMLDKPTRGQVFLNGTDTATIKNSEASSFRREKLGFVFQDFNLLDTLSVKDNILLPLVLSRKPITEMMKKLVVTAENLGINQLQEKYPYEISGGQKQRVAVARAIITEPEILLADEPTGALDSKSSAALLDIFDQINEQGQTILMVTHSTAAASRAKRVLFIKDGILYNQIYRGEKTDRQMFQEISDTLTVMASEVN from the coding sequence CAAAAAATTTATAAAACACGTTTTCAAGGCAACCAAGTAGAAGCCCTCAAGGATATTCACTTTACCATAGAAAAAGGCGACTACGTTGCCATCATGGGTGAATCTGGTTCTGGGAAGTCAACGCTACTCAATATTCTTGCTATGCTTGACAAACCAACTCGTGGTCAAGTCTTTCTAAATGGAACTGACACAGCGACCATTAAAAATTCTGAAGCCTCAAGCTTCCGTCGTGAGAAGTTAGGTTTTGTCTTCCAAGACTTCAATTTGTTAGATACGCTTTCTGTTAAAGACAATATCTTACTCCCTTTGGTATTGTCTAGAAAGCCTATTACAGAAATGATGAAAAAACTGGTGGTAACGGCTGAAAATCTTGGCATCAATCAATTGCAGGAGAAGTACCCTTATGAAATTTCTGGTGGACAAAAACAACGTGTAGCAGTTGCACGCGCCATCATCACAGAACCAGAAATTCTCCTTGCTGACGAGCCAACAGGTGCCCTAGACTCTAAATCATCTGCAGCCCTCCTTGATATCTTTGATCAGATCAATGAACAAGGGCAGACCATTCTCATGGTAACCCACTCAACAGCTGCGGCCAGCCGTGCTAAACGTGTCCTTTTCATCAAGGATGGCATTCTCTATAATCAAATCTACCGTGGTGAAAAGACGGATCGTCAGATGTTCCAAGAAATCTCTGACACCTTGACTGTTATGGCAAGTGAGGTGAACTAG